TTAAAAGTTCCAGTTGTAATACACATGAGGGAAGCAACTAAAGATACTATCGATATACTTAAAGCTCATAGCGGAGTCAACGGCGTTTTTCATTGTTTCAGCGGCTCTAAAGAGACGGCGAAGATAGCTCTTGACATGGGGTTTTATATATCGTTTTCCGGAACGGTTACATTTTCAAATGCCGTGTCGGTTGTAGAAGCTGCGGATTATGTGCCAATTGACAGGCTAATGGCAGAGACAGACAGCCCCTATCTATCGCCGCAACCGTTTCGCGGCAAGACGAACAGGCCGGAAAATGTTAGGTATACCATTGAAAAACTGTCTCAAATAAAGGGGATATCATTTGAAGAGATGCGTGAAATAAACATAGTAAATTTTAAGCGTCTTTTTAATGTATTGGAGAAATATGAAGGATAAAAAGGACATCTATGTATATAAGATAAAAGATGCGCTCTACGTTAATTTCACGAACAAATGCACCAACAGATGCAATTTCTGTATAAGGAATACAAATAACGGTATAGCAGGATTTGAATTATGGCTTGACAAGGAACCGACAGCCGAAGAAATAATAGCCGAGGCGGAAAAATTTACGGGATTAAAAAAAATGGTCATGTGCGGTTTTGGGGAACCGATGATCAAGATAGACGAATTAGTTAAAGTGGCTAAATACTTTAAGGAAAAAGGGTTTTATATACGTGTCAATACAAATGGGCAGGCAAATGCATATCATGGCAGAGATGTAACTAAAGACATCGCCGGCATTGTAGACAATGTATCTGTCAGTATGAATGCACCGACAGCAGCAGAATACCAGAAAATATGCAATAGTATATACGGTGAAGAAGCGTTTGACCATATGATAGATTTTGCGAAGAAATGTATTGAAAAGGGAATTCAAGTGACATTTAGCGTAGTTGATGTAATAGGCAAGGAAAATATCGATAAGTGTGAAAAAATAGCAAAAGAGGTAGGGGCTAGATTCAGAGTTAGGCCGTATATTAAATAAATTAAAAATTTTTAAAAACCAATTGACACTATATGTTGTATATCTTATAATGATACCATACAATATTTTCCGTTGGGAATATAAGCAATCGCTAAGGAGGAACTGGACCATGATAGACAGGATAATTAAAAGAGACGGCAGAATAGAGAAATTTGACAAGCAAAAGATTGCTGACGCTATTTTTAAGGCAGCTAAAGCCATGGGAGGAGATGACTTCCAGTTGGCTGAGAGATTAGCACAACAGGTAGTGGACATTGCATATATGCAGTATGGTAGCGAACACATACCAGAGGTGGAAAATATACAGGATATTGTCGAGCGCGTGCTTATCAAAAACGGGCACGCAAAAACGGCTAAATCTTACATCTTGTATCGTGAAAAGAGAAAATCTGCAAGAGAAATGAATGCTCTTGTCGGAGCGACTATAGACATGTTTTCAGACTATTTAAAAGACAGGGATTGGTCTATTAAAGAAAACGCAAATACGCAAAAGAGCGTAAACGGGCTTAACAATTATGTCCGTGAGGCTTTTACGAAAAAATACTGGCTTTATGAAATTTATCCGCAGGAAGTGCGCGAAGCGCACGAGAGCGGTGCTTGCCATATACATGATTTAGGGTTTTTCGGCCCGTATTGTGCAGGCTGGGATTTAAGGCAGCTTTTAAGAGATGGATTTGGCGGTATTCCGGGCAAAGTGGAATCAAGGCCTGCCAAACACCTTCGTACGTTTCTTGGGCAAGTAGTAAATTCAACTTTTACAACACAAGGCGAAACGGCAGGGGCTCAGGCATGGTCTTCTTTCGATACTTATTGCGCTCCGTTCATAAGAAAAGACAATATGAGTTTTGCACAGGTAAAACAGTGCCTGCAGGAATTTGTATTCAATATAAACGTTCCTACCAGAGTTGGGTTCCAGTGTCCTTTTTCTAATTTGACATTTGACATAAAAGTTCCCTCCACTCTAAAAAATCACCCGGTTATAATGGGCGGAGTGGAAACGGAAGACGTATATGGAGATTTCCAAAAAGAGATGGACTTATTCAATAAGGCATTTTGTGAAGTAATGCTCGAAGGGGATGCAAAAGGCAGGGTCTTTACCTTCCCGATACCGACTATTAATATTACCAAAAACTTTGACTGGGATAGTGAAGTTGTAGATGATTTCATGAGGATAACATGTAAATATGGTATACCTTATTTTGCAAACTATGTAAATTCGGATCTGTCACCGGAAGATGCGGTTTCTATGTGCTGTCGTCTTAGGATAGATACTACTGAACTTAGAAAGCGCGGAGGCGGGCTGTTTGGCTCTAATCCACTTACAGGCTCTATAGGCGTATTTACTATTAACCTTCCCAGGATAGGCTACAAAGCTAAAAC
The DNA window shown above is from Eubacteriales bacterium and carries:
- a CDS encoding TatD family nuclease-associated radical SAM protein; the protein is MKDKKDIYVYKIKDALYVNFTNKCTNRCNFCIRNTNNGIAGFELWLDKEPTAEEIIAEAEKFTGLKKMVMCGFGEPMIKIDELVKVAKYFKEKGFYIRVNTNGQANAYHGRDVTKDIAGIVDNVSVSMNAPTAAEYQKICNSIYGEEAFDHMIDFAKKCIEKGIQVTFSVVDVIGKENIDKCEKIAKEVGARFRVRPYIK
- a CDS encoding ribonucleoside triphosphate reductase: MIDRIIKRDGRIEKFDKQKIADAIFKAAKAMGGDDFQLAERLAQQVVDIAYMQYGSEHIPEVENIQDIVERVLIKNGHAKTAKSYILYREKRKSAREMNALVGATIDMFSDYLKDRDWSIKENANTQKSVNGLNNYVREAFTKKYWLYEIYPQEVREAHESGACHIHDLGFFGPYCAGWDLRQLLRDGFGGIPGKVESRPAKHLRTFLGQVVNSTFTTQGETAGAQAWSSFDTYCAPFIRKDNMSFAQVKQCLQEFVFNINVPTRVGFQCPFSNLTFDIKVPSTLKNHPVIMGGVETEDVYGDFQKEMDLFNKAFCEVMLEGDAKGRVFTFPIPTINITKNFDWDSEVVDDFMRITCKYGIPYFANYVNSDLSPEDAVSMCCRLRIDTTELRKRGGGLFGSNPLTGSIGVFTINLPRIGYKAKTKEEFFENVKKIAEIGKTSLEIKRKIIEDQTDKGLYPYSMVYLRQVKKRFGQYWYNHFNTIGIIGMNEALLNFMGRGIETEEGQAFAIEIMNFLRDLMKQFQEETGQFYNLEATPAEGTSYRLANLDRQRYPDIIAAGKNVPYYTNSSQLPVGYTDDIFETLMLQDKLQSLYTGGTVQHLYLGERIEDINVAKALIKKAFEQFKIPYISLTPTFSVCDSHGYIAGEHFNCPECGKETEVWSRVTGYLRPVNNYNPGKKEEYLNRKKFVINNEQIEHNA
- a CDS encoding TatD family hydrolase; the encoded protein is MRLFDTHAHVTDEALDSARKDILLSLNKDLAGFMECATCLNDMDKVVSISKENERVFCAVGVHPHEAKDFGDLTVDKIKKLLDFKRTVAIGEIGLDYHYEFSPKDVQKDVFEKQLSLAKSLKVPVVIHMREATKDTIDILKAHSGVNGVFHCFSGSKETAKIALDMGFYISFSGTVTFSNAVSVVEAADYVPIDRLMAETDSPYLSPQPFRGKTNRPENVRYTIEKLSQIKGISFEEMREINIVNFKRLFNVLEKYEG